The following nucleotide sequence is from Planctomycetaceae bacterium.
GTGGTAATCACGCTCCTGGATGCGTATCCGGGGGCCAGGATGCTTTGCACCAGGGAATGGTTGTATACCGCCTTGTCTCGCGCGAAGACGATGGGCGTTACGCTGGGGCAGCGTGGGGTGGCCGACGACATGTGCCGGAAGAGCGGGCTGTGGAATAGGAAGACGTTTTTGGTGGAGAAGATTTCGGAACTCAAGCAGGCGGGACTCGCTCAAGCGTGGGACCGCGAACTAATGGAGGTATGACATGGCCGACCAATTACTGAGCATCGACCTCGGCGACCCGCAAGACGAGGACGTGCAGGCGGCACTGGAGCTCGCGGAGGAGATCGAAGAACTCGCTTCCGAAGTGCCGGAGGAAGGCGAGGACTTCGCCGCATCGGTCACCGAGAAGGCCCGCGACATCGCGGCCAATATCGAACGCCACAACCGCGTCACCGACAAGCAATATGCCGCCCTGGAGAACATGCTGGAAGGTCTCCAACGGTGGTTTAACGATTGATCCAGCAGGAAAGGGAAACGACATGGGACGCAAAGGGAGCAAGGTCAAGAAGCGGAAGAAAGTAACCGTCCGCATCATCAAGGAAAAGCACGCCGGGGAGATCACGGAGCCCCATCGCCTGCTCGCGGATATCCGCCGGCAGTACCACGCGCACCTCGCGGAAGCGAAGATCGGCCTGGCGTGGCGCCTCGGCTGGAGGTCCGACACTGACGGCCACATGCGACTCGGCCAGTGCCGGAAGTCCAGTGACCTCGATCGGGAGATGTACACGGGTTTTGATTTTGTCATCCTCCTGAACGAAGAGGCGTGGCCGACGCTCAACGAGAAGCAGAAGCTGGCGCTACTCGACCACGAGTTGTGCCACGCGGCTTTGTCGATGGACGCCGACGGGAATCCCAAGATCAACGACCGAGAGCGGCTCGTCTGCCGGACCAAGAAGCATGACGTGGAGGAGTTTAGGTGCATCGTGGAGCGGCACGGGTTGTGGACGCAGGATCTGGAGAGTATCGCCAGAGCGGCGGTGAACGATAAGAAGCGGCCGCTGCTGAATGGCGGTGGAAATTCCAGCAGTGGCGGGAATGGAAGCACCAGCACCAGCACCCCCGCAACCTACACCAACGGTGTTCCCGTCCCTGCCGGCACGCCGATCGAAGGCACCGCGGCCAGCAACGTGGATTGGCGATCCTGGAAGACCGAGGTGCTGGGGCACTACGGCCTGCCTGCCGGGAAGGTCAAGCTGCTCTGTGAGGCGGGGCTCGGCACGCTCGGCAAGCTGATGAGGTCGATTCAGGAGGCCGCGGAGCCGGGATTCTGGTACAAGGCAATCAAAGGTCTCGGGGAGAACGGATATGACGCGCTGACCGAGGCGATTGCGGCAATGCGGCAAGCGAGGCCGGAATTCCAAGCGGATGAGAAGTAGGGGAGAGGGGAGAAGAGGAAAGAGGCATGATGCAGGCCGCCGCATATTACAACGAGATTGAGCCCTTCGCCGCCGCATGGCTGAAGGAACTCATCGCGGACGGCCTCATCATGCCGGGCGACATCGACACTAGGAGTATCGCGGATGTTACGGCAGACGATGTTATGGGATACACAAGATGCCATTTCTTCGCCGGGATTGCCGGCTGGGATCTCGCCCTCCAGCTTGCCCGATGGCCAGAGAATCGACCAGTCTGGACCGGCTCCTGCCCCTGCCAACCCTTCTCGGCGGCGGGGAAGCGGCAAGGGCAAGCGGACTCCCGCCACCTCTGGCCCGAGTTCGCCCGCCTCATCGGTGAGTGTCGCCCTCCAACGGTCATTGGAGAACAGGTTGCAAGCGCGATTGGCCACGGATGGCTCGATGGAGTATTCGCAGACCTGGAAAGAGAAGGTTACGCCTGCGGGGCGGTCGTACTTGGCGCACACAGCATCGGCGCGCCGCACATCCGACAGCGGTTGTACTGGGTGGCCGACACCGGAGAAATCGGACGCGGACGGCGGCCGTGTGAGCAAGGAAGTCGGCGGGACGCGACCGAGCGGGGCCAAGAGGTCTGTGACGCTTGGGGCGGTGACGGCGAACCTGACAGGCTGGCCGACGCCCAATGTCCCGAATCGCGGTTGCGAGATGGACAAGAGCCACCGGCCGAACAGCGGCGGGATCGACCTGCAATCGACGGCGATGCTTGTTCCGTCTGTGATGGGAGGGGATGGTATCTCCAGAGATTCTCAGATGACTTTGCGACCCACTGCCGGGTATGCGGCGGAACTGGCAGACTGGCCGACGCCCAATGCGATGGAAGGCGGTTCGACGAGCCGATCCTGGAACCGCAAGGACGAGTTGCTGATGGGAGGACTGGGCCTGGGACTCCAAGGCTGGGCGACACCACAGGCAATGGACAGCGAGAACGCGGGCGGTCCTCAGCAAGCGTGCCTGACCAATCAGGCGGAAGGTCGATATGGTCCGACTCCCGCCCCATCCTCTGTCGAGACGGGAAGTGGAGGAGGATACCGCTTGAACCCGCGCTTTTCCCTCTGGCTCATGGGCTTCCCAATCGCGTGGGCATTCTGCGGGGAGCGGGCAACGCCATCTGCCCCCAAACGGCGGCGGAATTCATAAGGGCGTTTATTGAAAGCACATCGTGAAAACCAAGCCAGCGGAAATCGAGATTGACCTCAGCGACGGCGCGCGGCCTCCCGCGAAACCTCCCGCTAGTCTGCCGGCACGTTCCGGCAGGCGAGGGAAGTCCGGGAAGCCGGGTGAATCGGCGAAGCCTAACGCATCACCCCGCGCGCCGTCGCTATTCCGCTCCCTCTCGATCTGTCCGTTCACGATCATCGTGGACACGCGCGAGCAGCTCCCCTACACCTTCGACGACATGCAGGAGGCCGGCCGGGAAATCATCGTGCCGGTGATCCGCCTGGGCCTGGAGTCAGGCGATTACTCGCTTGAAGGATTTCAGGACAAGATCGCCATCGAGCGGAAATCCCTGCAAGACCTCTACGGCACCCTGGGCGCCGGCCGGGAGCGGTTCGAGCGTGAATTCGAGCGGCTGGCGAAGATGGACTTCGCGGCCGTGGTGATCGAGGCATCCGCCACGGATATCCTGCACCCCGACGAGGCCGACCCCTGCTGGCACTCGCGGCTCGATCCGCGAAGCGTGGAAGGGACGATCGCGGCCTGGTCGGTTCGATATCCCGTGGTCCACTGGTGGCCGATGGGAACGCGGAGGCAGGCGGAGGAGCGGGTATTCGGGGTGCTGAAGGCGTGGTGGAAAGAGCAAACCCAGAAAAGAAAGGCGTGAACATGAAAATCAAAGATTTATGGACTGTCGTTTTATGCAAATCAAATGAGCCAGTGGTTCCAATTGATGACAACCCTGAATCAGACGACCAGGGGATGATCGTTTACCGCTCTCAGCGAGCGGCTGAACTCGCGGCAGAATATCAGGCGGAAATGTACGGCATCGATTGCCGTGCGTGCAGGATGGATAAAGCGGAGATGTAGGAGTGTGGAACTGACCAGTAGCCAGACAGGATGCACGCCATGAGCAAGACGCCAGCCAAGAAATCCCCCAGCCACAAGCCCCCCGACATCCTCGCCATCAAGACAGCCGCCTCCGGCCGCTGGCGCGAGATCCTCCCGGCACTGGCGGGCATCGCCCCCGATTTCCTGGACGGCAAACACCACCCCTGCCCCAAGTGCGGCGGGACCGATCGCTTCCGCTTCCTCGGGGATCGGGACGGCGGCTGCTACTGTAATCAATGCTTCGCGGAGAAGAACCACGACGGGATCGCGTCCATCCGCTGGCTGACCGGCAGCGAGCTTCCCACGGTGCTGGCGCAGTTGACGAGCTACCTGCACCTGGATCCTGCTCCATCCCATGGCACCACCGCATCATCCCCCAGCACTCCCAAAAAAGCCCCCAGCAAGCCGCACAAGGCCCGCGTCTGGGCCACCGCGGAAGGCATCGTCCACACGATCCACAATGCCCTGGTTGCCAAGGAAGGCCCAGGCGTGCGGTTCGTGCGGTCCTGGAAGTACCCCACCTTCTCGGTCTTGCGATTCGACCTCCCCACCCCTGCCGGCGAAAAGCAACGCAAGGAATTCCGACCCGTCCACCAGGCCCCGCTCGGCACTTCCGGCACGCTGGGGTGGGCGCTCGGCTATCCGCCTGGACCGCGGCCGCTGTATCGCCTGCCAGAGATCCAGGCGGCCGCCGATACTGATTCATCCCTCCTCACGATCCACGGCGGGGAGAAGGCCGCCGACGCCGCCGCGGCCTCCATCCTCCTCCCCAGCACCACGAACGCCGGCGGCGAGGAGGCCATCCGCCTGACCGATTGGGGCCCGGCGGCTCGCTTCCAGACCGTGGCCATCGTCACAGACAACGATTCGGCCGGCGAGCGATTCGGCCAGGCCGTGGGCGCCATCCTTCGCACCCAGCGGCCCGAGGACCAGGTCATCAAGATCATCCGCTTGCCGGGGCTCCCGCCGAAGGGCGACGTGGTGGAGTGGATCGCGGCCGGGGGCACCCTCGAGGAGTTTCTGAAAATCGTCGAGAAGACGCCGGCCGCCGACATCAAGCCGATCGACGCCACCGGCATCAAGCCCAACGAGGCCCCAGACGACCCGCACCGACTGGCCCGGGTGAACCTCGAGCGCTACGCGACCCGGCACGACGGTCGGACGATCGTCTTTTGGCGGGACGAGTGGTATGCGTGGAAAAGGAATCGTTACCGCAAGATCCCCGAGAAAGAACTGCGCGCGAAGATCGCCACGTCGATCAAGGCGGAATTCGACCGACTCAACATCGTGGATGTCAAGAGCTACGAAGAGCGAAAGGCCCTGGGCCTGCTGGACCCAACGAAAGACAAGGGGCCGCCGGAGGTCCAAAAGGTATCCACGCATATTGTCGGGAGCGTGCTCCAGGCCACGTCGGGGATGACGGTCCTGTCCGGCGAAATCGAGCACAATACCTGGCTGCCGACGAAGCAGCGGCTGCCGCTGATCTCGCTCGCGAACGGCCTGCTCAACGTGGAGGCCCTGTTGGCCGGCGCCGAGCCGGAGGATTTCCTGCGGCCGAACTCTCCGTCTTGGTTCTCAACCGTCAGTCTCCCGTACCCATTCGACATTGCAGCGGAGTGCCCGAAGTGGCTGGCATTCCTGGAGTACAACTTGGAGCTGGACCCCGAGCGAATCAAGCTGCTCCAGGAGTGGGCCGGCTACCTGCTTCTCCCGTACACCGGGGAGCAAAAATTCATGATCCTGGAGGGCGAGGGGGCCAATGGGAAGAGCGTTTTCTGCGCCGGAATCGAGTCCATGCTCGGCAAGGATAACGTCTCCCACGTCCCCCTGGAGATATTCGGCGAGCGGTTCCAGCTCACCCAAACCATCGGCAAGCTCTGCAACATCGCATCGGATGCCGGGGAGATCGAGCGGGCCGCCGAGGGCCACCTGAAATCGTTCACTGCCGGCAACCCCATGACCTTCGATCGCAAGGGGATGGCCCCATTAGACCTCGCTCCAACCGCCCGCCTGATGGTCGCATGCAACAACCGGCCTCGCTTCAACGACCACAGCGATGGGGTATTCCGTCGCATGCTTATCGTGCCTTGGCGCGTGCAGATCGAGCCAAAGCGACGCATCAAAGGGATGGATCAAACCGACTGGTGGGAGCGGTCAGGCGAGCTAAGCGGTATCTTCAACTGGGCGGTTGCCGGCCTGCATCGCCTCAGAGCACAGAACGGATTTACTTACTCGCAAGTGATGAACGATACGCTGGAGGAGTATCGCGAGGAGATGAATCCGGCCCGGGTGTTCCTGTGCGAGAACCTGGAGCGATCCGATGGTTCTGTTGTCCGCACCGACCATATCTACCGCCTGTATCGCCGCTGGTGCGAAGCCAACGGCCACAAGCCGATGGCCTCCGGCAACCTCGGGAAAGAGGTCATGAGGGTGTTTCGCGGAACGAAGAAAGTCAGAAGGGGGGGTAAGTCGGATCGGTTCAACGCTTACGAAGGAATCGCTTACAGCCAGGACGAAATCGCGGGAGAGACAACGGCCGACAAAGAACTATTTTGAAAAAGTGAAGCATCTACCGTGACACCTATGACACCAATTTTTGCATTTTCAAAAACCGTGCGTGTCACCGTGACACCTATGACACGAAATGTTAAGATAGGTAAAGGTGTCATAGGTGTCATAGGTGTCATAGTAAACCATACCCCCACGTAAGCAAAAAAGAATTAGACATATATATATGATAGTAATAAATAGCGCTATGTGAGGGAGTAGCAGGAGGGTGACACCTATGACACCTATGACACTTACCCATTTTAACATTGCCAGGGGGGTATGAACCTAGAGGGGGTATCATCATGGCCGGGATCCGCGAATTGCTCGAACGTCAGAAACGCCAGGCGGCTAGCCTGCCGGCGGCTGCTTCGGCTGGACCTGCGGCGCCTGCAACGGCCGGCCTTGCTCCGCCTGCCGGTGGTGGCGGAGGAGGAACGGCGGCCGCGGCTGCTCCGGCTGCTGCTGGTGCGGCTCCTGCTGCTGGTGACGGTTCTGATGCATCACGCATGCCACTCGATATTCCATCCCACATCCGCATCGTCTTCGATGCAAACGGCTCGATCATCTACCGCCGGCCAGGCGTCACGCGACGCGAGGCGATAGATGCACGCGATAATCTGGAGTGGTTTGCGAGGCGTGAGAAGGCGATAAGGCGAGATGAGGAGCGGAGGCGATAAGGCGAGTATGGAAGGAAGGTGATAAGGCGAGCAGGGAAGGAAGGCGATAAGCGGAGGCGATAAGGTAAGACGATAAATCCACAGATTGGAGTAAATATGGGAGCCAACAGCAAGATCGAGTGGACGGACGCAACATGGAATCCCGTCACCGGCTGCACGCCAATCAGCGCGGCGTGCGACAACTGCTATGCCGCGCGGATGGCAAAGCGGCTGGCCGGGTGCTGCGGCTACCCGGCCGACGATCCATTTCGCGTGACGCTTCATCCCGAGCTACTCGACGAGCCGCGGCGCTGGCGGAGGCCGCGCCGCGTGTTCGTCGTGAGCATGGGTGACCTCTTCCACAAAGACGTCCCGTTTGGTTGGGCCACGCACGTTTTCGACGTGATCCGAGATTGTCCGAAGCACACGTTCCAAATTCTAACGAAGCGGCCAGGGCGTATGGAGGAGTTTTTTAACGGGCGAGGCGGGTGGCGATATGGTCCACCTCCAGATAACGTCTGGCTGGGTGTCACGGTCGAGAACCAGGCGACCGCCGACGAGCGAATACCGATGCTGTTGCGGTGCCCGGCGAAGGTGCGGTTCTTGTCGTGCGAGCCATTGCTGGGGCCGGTGAATCTTCGTCTCGCAACCCCATGCGACCGTCGATGCAATGAGTACGATTACGCGGAGTGCCCTGGAACGAACGGGCCATGCATCATGCAATGCCGTGTTGAATGGGTCATCGCCGGCGGCGAGAGCGGCCCCAACGCCAGGCCATCGCACCCCGACTGGTTCCGTTCGCTGCGCGATCAGTGCGCGGCGGCTGGCGTGCCTTACTTTTTCAAACAATGGGGATCGTGGGCACCGGGTAATTACGGGTCCAAGTTGAATCCAGCGCAAGGCATCTACCGGGATGGGCGAAGGCTTATTTCCGACGAAGATTTTCAGCGGAAAGGCGAAGCATGGCCTCGATCACTCATATCCCATGATGGCAATTTCAGTTTCGTTACACGTGTTGGCAAGCACGCCGCCGGCTGCCTGCTCGACGGCCGCGAGCACAAGGAGTTCCCCACGTGACCCCATCCATCACGCTGTACAAACTAGGCAACGCGCGCAAGCTCGTCTTCGTCAAAGGCACCGAGAGGTATATCTTCCTCTTCACGCCGTCCGAAGAGGACAAACTCATGCGGACCATGGGACGGTTCGCCGCCAACCCGGAACTGAGCTTCACCTGGTACGATGCCGCGGTGTGCTCCCATCACGTGAAGGCGAGGGTGAAAAGATGAATTTCTGCGAAACCTGCCATTGGTGGTCGGGCGTCCTGGCGCATCCAAGTAAACCTCACTTTTATGGTTGCGTGAAACTCACAGGAGACCGTGGAGAGGAGCGGGAGCGGCTGAGCATTGTATTGGTCGGAGTGATCTACACTCGCAACGATTTCGGTTGCGTGTGCTGGGAAAAAAGGGAGCGACCATGAACCGCACCACCATGACCGAGCGGATCCGCATCCTCGACCTGGCCGCCCGTGGCCTCTGCGCCACCGAGATCGCGCGAATCGTCAACCGAAACCGCAACCTGGTCTCTGCCATCCTCGCCCGGCCGGCCGTGGAAGTGCCTGCGTACCGCTGTCCTGGCTGCGGGAATCGCGTCACGCTGCGGCCGTGCCTGATCTGTTTGTGTGCGGAGCGGAATAGGCGGGAGAGGCTGGTGATGCGCGAGGGGGACTTTAGGTGAGAAAAAAATTGATTAACACTAACGAAACTCCAAAACCACGGAACATCAAGGCGCATTTGCTCGTTAACAAGCCATGCTCGCTCTGTGGATCGTCAGACCGTGTGCGCATGGTATTTCCACGGCGCGGGTGGGGCGCAGCCAGGCAATCTTATTGGTCTCGGCAGCCATGGTGCTACCAGTGCTGTCGTCGGGCAAACGGCCAGTACAAACTTGCCTACTGGCGATAACCCCGAGCTGTAGGCTAAAAATCTGAAAATGAGTGCGCTTAACATTTTCCAGAACCTGTGGTATGCATGATGGCGACGAGGCACAAAATGCCATTTCAAGACCAAAGGCGCAGGCCAAACCGACCGCGCCGACCAAGGAGAGCCAAGATGTTTTTGAAACTGCTCGCGCTACTGAAGGCAGCCATTCCGCTGCCGGTGTTCACCGATGCGGCGAGTTTCCTCGCCTGGTGGAACGGCCTCGGCCCTTCCATTTCCGAGTTTGTGGCGTCGCTCGCCAAGCAGATCGTCACGACTGGCGAGGCGTTCATTTCGCTGCCCAACGGCGTCACGCTGAGCATGACCAGGGGCGACGATGGCGTGTACCGCTTCGACCGGTCCTCGGTGCCGATGGTTTGCGGGGCGCTGGCTGAGCACGATCCTGAGGTGTTTGGGAAGCTTGGCGACGGCAAGTTGATGGAGGCGCTGCTGAAGTTTCTGGAGCTGGCGGAGAAGATCCTGCCGCTCGTCTTGCCGCTGTTTTTGACGCCGGACGTGGAACCGGCAAAGTAGCGAACCCTGCAGGGATGCCCCAGCGCGTGGAGTTGCATCCGCGCGCTGGGGCCAGCGTGTGCCGAGACGCCGAGTGGAGGAGTTGGCACCTCGCCTGGCTCATAACCAGGAGTTCGCGGGTTCGAGTCCCGCCTCGGCCACTGGAAGCAAGCAAAGCAGGGAGCATGAAATGAAGACCACGATCCACGTTTTGTTTGATCTGAAGGAAGTGTATGACGCATTGATCGAGGCTGCCAAGGGACAGGCGGGCCAAGGGGCAGGATCAGCAAGCGTAGCGATTTCCTTTGGTTCGGATGGAAAACCGAATGGGGCCGTGGTGGAGTTCAGCCGCGGAAAGGTGTAAGTGATGGAAACTCTCACGCTTTTCATCACCGTGATGATGGCTGTGCTGCTGGGCGATCTGGTGTTTCTGCTGGCGGTGATATTTTGGGCCGATCATTTGTAGCGAAAGGCACGGCAATGGAAACGCGACCCTACGAACCACGCCACCGCGAAAGCACGCGCAGCGCCGCGAAACTTCGCTTCTGGCTTCTGCTGCTGATCCTCGCCATTTGGACCGCCATAATGGCCCTGGTGCCGCTGGTGAGCGGCGCGGAGCCAGGCTTGCAAGTCGGCTCGAAAGTCTGGCTGGTCCTCGCGGATGGCAAGCACGTCAAGGCCCGCGTAGTCGCCACGCCAAGCGGCTGGATGCTGGTGTTTGCCAACGGCGAGGACACCGGCGCCTTTCTTGTCTCGCCCGAGGGCGGGACTCCGGGCCCAACCCCGCCGCAACCTACCCCCACCCCGCCAACACCTACCCCGCCAACACCTACCCCAGAGACTCTGACCGGCCTCGCGAAACTTTCGCTCGACTGGTCGGCCGCCGTGAAGACGGAACGCCAGGCCGCCGCGAAGATCGCCGCCGCGTTTCAGGGCGCGGCTACTCGCATCGCTGCCGGGGATCTCGCCACGCCGGCGGATTGCGTGGCGGCAGTCTACGCGAGCACGCACCTCACCCTCACGCCGGCCGAGGGCCAGGCCTGGGGACCGTGGTGGGAGGCTTGTCGCGTGTGGTTTGCCGCGGAGGCCAAAGCGGGAAAGCTCAAGACGGCGAAGGATCATCAGCAGCCGTTTACGGACTTGTCGCGCGGACTCAAGGAGGTGAAGTAGTGACCACGGAACGGCAGGAAAAGATTCGCGATGCGTGCAAGAGGGTGCTCGATAAAGCGGCAGAGCGAGCCGATGTGCAACTCGTTCAGCAGCGCAGAAGTGACGCCATTGCCGATGTAGAAATGATGCTTGAGGCGCTTGACGCACTGAAAGCCGCGGGGGTAGAGATAGCGAGGCTGAAGGCGGTACTTGGCAAACTTCGCGCCGATGCGGAGGAAAATTCAACAGTCACGTTGATCTCGTTTCGCGAGTTTGACTCACCGCGCATTTGCGGACCTGTGCGGTGGCGGTATCACGTCTACCACCACGATAATCGCTCGGCATCGTCGTCCGCGATATGCGATACACCGGAAGCGGCGATTATGGACGTGCAGGTGAAAGGAAGCTAAACCATGCATTTCAAACTCATGGACCGTCTTCTCGACTACGGCGGCTGGACCTACGACCCTGTGTCGATCGGCGCGGTGATCGAGGCCACGGCGGACAAGCTCACTACCTGGGGTGCGCCAACGCCAGGGATCGGCGAGGGCAAGACCGTGTGCTTGTATCGGGCGTTCTCGAATACGCTCGGCCGCCAGCCAACCTATCCAAATCAGACCTCGGGAACGTGTGTTGGCCGTGGTGGCGCTCGTACCGTGGACCTGCTCCAGGCCATGCAGGGCGCGTGGACAGCCTTCGCCAGTTCGGAGGCGGCCTTTGCCTTCGCACGGATCGAAGTCGGCCTACTGGAACACAAGCAGCGACCGCCATCGGACGGCGCCGTGGTGGCCTGGGTCGTCGAAGCGATGCGGAAATTTGGCAGCGTGCTCCGCTGTGATCCTGGTGTGCCTGCGACGGATGATGATGATCTCGCCCAGAAATGGGGCAACGACCGCAAGGAGGGCGTTCCCGCCGCGCTCGAGGCTTTGGCCAAGCGGCGAATCGTCAAGGCGTGGACTCCCATCTCGGGCTACACCCAGGCACGCGACGCGATTGCAAGCGGTTACGTGGTGATCTTCGGGACTTCTCGCGCGCAGTGGGGACGCTCGCTGCCGGCACAACGCGACAAGCAGGGATTCCTCACCACGCGAGGAAGCACGGGCCACTGCTGGATCGCCACAGGCGTAGTCGACGACCGGCAACGG
It contains:
- a CDS encoding putative metallopeptidase; translated protein: MGRKGSKVKKRKKVTVRIIKEKHAGEITEPHRLLADIRRQYHAHLAEAKIGLAWRLGWRSDTDGHMRLGQCRKSSDLDREMYTGFDFVILLNEEAWPTLNEKQKLALLDHELCHAALSMDADGNPKINDRERLVCRTKKHDVEEFRCIVERHGLWTQDLESIARAAVNDKKRPLLNGGGNSSSGGNGSTSTSTPATYTNGVPVPAGTPIEGTAASNVDWRSWKTEVLGHYGLPAGKVKLLCEAGLGTLGKLMRSIQEAAEPGFWYKAIKGLGENGYDALTEAIAAMRQARPEFQADEK
- a CDS encoding DNA cytosine methyltransferase; this encodes MGYTRCHFFAGIAGWDLALQLARWPENRPVWTGSCPCQPFSAAGKRQGQADSRHLWPEFARLIGECRPPTVIGEQVASAIGHGWLDGVFADLEREGYACGAVVLGAHSIGAPHIRQRLYWVADTGEIGRGRRPCEQGSRRDATERGQEVCDAWGGDGEPDRLADAQCPESRLRDGQEPPAEQRRDRPAIDGDACSVCDGRGWYLQRFSDDFATHCRVCGGTGRLADAQCDGRRFDEPILEPQGRVADGRTGPGTPRLGDTTGNGQRERGRSSASVPDQSGGRSIWSDSRPILCRDGKWRRIPLEPALFPLAHGLPNRVGILRGAGNAICPQTAAEFIRAFIESTS
- a CDS encoding ERCC4 domain-containing protein; protein product: MKTKPAEIEIDLSDGARPPAKPPASLPARSGRRGKSGKPGESAKPNASPRAPSLFRSLSICPFTIIVDTREQLPYTFDDMQEAGREIIVPVIRLGLESGDYSLEGFQDKIAIERKSLQDLYGTLGAGRERFEREFERLAKMDFAAVVIEASATDILHPDEADPCWHSRLDPRSVEGTIAAWSVRYPVVHWWPMGTRRQAEERVFGVLKAWWKEQTQKRKA
- a CDS encoding phage/plasmid primase, P4 family produces the protein MSKTPAKKSPSHKPPDILAIKTAASGRWREILPALAGIAPDFLDGKHHPCPKCGGTDRFRFLGDRDGGCYCNQCFAEKNHDGIASIRWLTGSELPTVLAQLTSYLHLDPAPSHGTTASSPSTPKKAPSKPHKARVWATAEGIVHTIHNALVAKEGPGVRFVRSWKYPTFSVLRFDLPTPAGEKQRKEFRPVHQAPLGTSGTLGWALGYPPGPRPLYRLPEIQAAADTDSSLLTIHGGEKAADAAAASILLPSTTNAGGEEAIRLTDWGPAARFQTVAIVTDNDSAGERFGQAVGAILRTQRPEDQVIKIIRLPGLPPKGDVVEWIAAGGTLEEFLKIVEKTPAADIKPIDATGIKPNEAPDDPHRLARVNLERYATRHDGRTIVFWRDEWYAWKRNRYRKIPEKELRAKIATSIKAEFDRLNIVDVKSYEERKALGLLDPTKDKGPPEVQKVSTHIVGSVLQATSGMTVLSGEIEHNTWLPTKQRLPLISLANGLLNVEALLAGAEPEDFLRPNSPSWFSTVSLPYPFDIAAECPKWLAFLEYNLELDPERIKLLQEWAGYLLLPYTGEQKFMILEGEGANGKSVFCAGIESMLGKDNVSHVPLEIFGERFQLTQTIGKLCNIASDAGEIERAAEGHLKSFTAGNPMTFDRKGMAPLDLAPTARLMVACNNRPRFNDHSDGVFRRMLIVPWRVQIEPKRRIKGMDQTDWWERSGELSGIFNWAVAGLHRLRAQNGFTYSQVMNDTLEEYREEMNPARVFLCENLERSDGSVVRTDHIYRLYRRWCEANGHKPMASGNLGKEVMRVFRGTKKVRRGGKSDRFNAYEGIAYSQDEIAGETTADKELF
- a CDS encoding phage Gp37/Gp68 family protein; amino-acid sequence: MGANSKIEWTDATWNPVTGCTPISAACDNCYAARMAKRLAGCCGYPADDPFRVTLHPELLDEPRRWRRPRRVFVVSMGDLFHKDVPFGWATHVFDVIRDCPKHTFQILTKRPGRMEEFFNGRGGWRYGPPPDNVWLGVTVENQATADERIPMLLRCPAKVRFLSCEPLLGPVNLRLATPCDRRCNEYDYAECPGTNGPCIMQCRVEWVIAGGESGPNARPSHPDWFRSLRDQCAAAGVPYFFKQWGSWAPGNYGSKLNPAQGIYRDGRRLISDEDFQRKGEAWPRSLISHDGNFSFVTRVGKHAAGCLLDGREHKEFPT
- a CDS encoding helix-turn-helix domain-containing protein, whose product is MNRTTMTERIRILDLAARGLCATEIARIVNRNRNLVSAILARPAVEVPAYRCPGCGNRVTLRPCLICLCAERNRRERLVMREGDFR